In Bacillus sp. SB49, a single window of DNA contains:
- a CDS encoding alanine/glycine:cation symporter family protein codes for MERLTDVFIHINSFLWGPVMLIFLLGTGVWLTLQLRFIQVRYLGEGFKQTFAPLFKKEKQEGIHSFKALATSISAQVGTGNLAGVATAIAAGGPGAIFWMWISSFFGMATIFAEAVLAQLYKVKKGDQVHGGPAYYIRDGLGSKWLAGFFAVAIIIALGFVGNMVQSNAITTAMNEATGTTSPFVNLIIGVVIAVLIGLILFGGINRISSFAGNVVPVMALLYIIGSLVILIQYWDHVLPTIALIVESAISPEAAGGGVLGATIKEAIRYGLARGLFSNEAGMGSTPHAHAVANVKKPSQQGLVAMVGVFIDTAIICTMTAMVILVTDAHHSGLASSAITQEGFARGLGEFGVPFIAVCLLFFAFTTILGWAYFGEVNVKFLFGEKRVPVYRAIVLVCIVLGALVQVDFVWEMADTFNALMVLPNLIAVLALTKLIKKTWKEDKTIG; via the coding sequence TTGGAACGATTAACAGACGTATTCATTCATATAAATAGTTTCTTATGGGGCCCGGTCATGCTCATTTTCCTTCTTGGCACCGGCGTATGGCTCACGCTCCAGCTTCGCTTCATCCAGGTCCGGTATCTCGGAGAGGGGTTCAAGCAGACGTTCGCTCCCCTGTTCAAGAAGGAGAAGCAGGAAGGTATCCATTCATTCAAAGCCCTCGCGACATCCATCTCCGCCCAGGTCGGAACCGGTAACCTCGCCGGTGTAGCGACAGCCATCGCAGCCGGCGGTCCGGGAGCGATCTTTTGGATGTGGATCAGCTCATTCTTCGGGATGGCCACGATTTTCGCAGAGGCCGTACTCGCTCAACTCTATAAAGTGAAGAAGGGCGATCAGGTGCACGGCGGCCCTGCCTACTACATCCGCGACGGACTCGGAAGCAAGTGGCTGGCCGGCTTTTTCGCGGTCGCGATCATCATCGCTCTCGGATTCGTCGGCAATATGGTCCAGTCGAACGCCATTACGACAGCGATGAACGAGGCGACAGGGACCACATCGCCATTCGTCAACCTGATCATCGGCGTCGTCATCGCCGTGTTGATCGGCTTGATCCTGTTCGGCGGCATCAACCGAATCTCAAGCTTCGCAGGTAACGTCGTTCCCGTCATGGCTCTCTTGTACATCATCGGAAGTCTCGTCATTCTCATCCAATATTGGGATCATGTCCTGCCGACGATCGCCCTGATCGTTGAATCGGCCATCAGTCCGGAAGCAGCGGGCGGCGGTGTTCTCGGTGCAACGATCAAAGAAGCGATTCGTTACGGCCTTGCCCGCGGCTTGTTCTCCAACGAAGCCGGAATGGGTTCGACCCCGCACGCACACGCAGTCGCGAATGTGAAGAAGCCGTCGCAGCAGGGACTTGTCGCAATGGTCGGTGTGTTCATCGACACAGCCATCATCTGTACGATGACGGCGATGGTCATCCTCGTCACCGATGCCCATCATTCCGGTCTCGCAAGCAGCGCCATCACTCAGGAAGGCTTCGCCCGCGGCTTAGGCGAATTCGGCGTCCCGTTCATCGCCGTCTGCCTGCTGTTCTTCGCCTTCACGACGATCCTCGGCTGGGCATACTTCGGAGAAGTCAACGTCAAGTTCCTGTTCGGGGAGAAAAGGGTTCCCGTCTACCGCGCCATCGTCCTTGTCTGCATCGTCCTCGGTGCGCTTGTGCAAGTCGATTTCGTCTGGGAAATGGCCGACACCTTCAACGCTCTGATGGTCCTGCCCAACTTGATCGCCGTCCTGGCATTGACGAAGCTGATCAAGAAGACGTGGAAAGAAGACAAAACAATCGGATAA
- a CDS encoding M48 family metallopeptidase — MKKKFLTWTLILYAVYGIFLALYFFQWSDIGVPAAYEGTAADPKTFMSDRELMLSQEYSRYQNFLSFLAEPLEWIIYLGVMIFGVSKAFKEFGSKVSRFTIIRVPLFVLLLLTLTTILTFPFDYARRRLSVEYGISTQSFSSWMRDELIGFWIGYLIMALLITVLYFLMKKFERRWWLIAWFLMIPFLFFMMYLQPVVIDPLYNDFSELQNKQLEEKILTLADNAGVPAERVYEVNMSEKTNSMNAYVNGIGSNLRIVLWDTTLNRLKENEVLFIMAHEIGHYVMNHLYWNLAGVIVSTFFGLLFTYHLMKTAVRKWGRKLGFDRVSDISSLPMFYLLLTLLSFLANPIELAISRNAETDADRYAIEMTEDTEAAIGSFQELTVNGLSDVDPPALVKYLRYGHPTMMERIHMLETYGKDVEKTE; from the coding sequence GTGAAAAAAAAGTTTCTCACTTGGACCCTTATTCTATATGCCGTTTACGGCATCTTCCTGGCTCTTTATTTCTTTCAGTGGAGCGACATCGGCGTCCCTGCCGCCTATGAGGGGACCGCGGCGGATCCGAAAACGTTCATGAGCGATCGGGAGCTCATGCTCAGTCAGGAATACTCGCGTTATCAGAATTTCCTTTCCTTTCTGGCCGAGCCGCTGGAGTGGATCATCTACCTCGGCGTGATGATTTTCGGTGTTTCGAAGGCCTTCAAGGAATTCGGCAGCAAGGTCTCGCGGTTCACGATCATCCGTGTGCCGTTGTTCGTACTGCTGCTTTTGACGTTGACGACGATCCTGACGTTCCCGTTCGACTACGCCAGACGCCGGCTTTCCGTCGAATACGGCATCTCGACACAGTCGTTCTCGAGCTGGATGCGGGATGAACTGATCGGTTTCTGGATCGGCTATCTCATCATGGCGCTCCTGATCACCGTCCTCTATTTCCTGATGAAAAAGTTCGAACGGCGCTGGTGGCTGATCGCCTGGTTCTTGATGATTCCGTTTCTTTTCTTCATGATGTACCTGCAGCCGGTCGTGATCGATCCGTTATATAACGATTTCAGCGAGCTGCAGAATAAGCAGCTCGAGGAAAAGATCCTCACCCTTGCCGATAATGCCGGCGTACCGGCGGAGCGGGTGTATGAAGTGAACATGTCGGAGAAGACGAACAGCATGAATGCCTACGTGAACGGCATCGGCTCCAACCTGCGGATCGTCCTGTGGGACACGACGTTGAACCGGTTGAAGGAGAACGAAGTGCTGTTCATCATGGCCCATGAAATCGGTCACTATGTGATGAACCACCTGTATTGGAATTTGGCGGGGGTCATCGTCTCCACCTTCTTCGGACTTTTGTTCACGTACCATTTAATGAAGACAGCCGTCCGCAAATGGGGCAGGAAGCTCGGCTTCGATAGAGTCTCCGACATCTCGAGCCTGCCGATGTTCTATCTGCTTCTGACGCTGCTTTCGTTCCTAGCCAATCCGATCGAGCTCGCTATTTCAAGAAATGCGGAGACGGATGCGGACCGCTATGCGATCGAAATGACCGAGGATACCGAGGCGGCGATCGGTTCGTTCCAGGAACTCACCGTCAACGGACTCAGCGACGTCGACCCGCCGGCGCTCGTGAAGTACCTGCGCTACGGCCACCCGACGATGATGGAACGGATCCATATGTTGGAGACATACGGCAAGGATGTGGAGAAAACGGAATGA
- a CDS encoding YycH family regulatory protein → MKRETMKTVVLIILIAFSLVLTVALWNYQPVAESDDSENTLIDDTTLDNLGQERTLSELIEPEKVVFHDQGNFYAYKEELERSSFYKDMQEWTLNNLNVNPKEISADQQKDAVEVIFPAQVPVKVIGDLFQVDKEQIENVRQKFDRVFLTAPQGEKAPSYQVWFVNTEEQAPVLRATINSADGDRAFRELEDEQKLNKQLRLSDAFPNADTSAYDHIYIPEKRKNIEEYVLQTDPVPIATLRNALFPSTSLVSRYKTSSGEPRFRASEGRRLDVLDGDRRMEYLYMIPNSVNSGNLDGYELLRRSITDVNGHLGWTNQFQLVSNSSDMVQYRMKYNDIPVMEGQGTYQLATIALSYEQDEIQRYIRPLVKFKTISETIGALESGEEVVRYLQNNNIDYASIQDIRISYTLEEQTNRLAYNLIPEWYIQTSSGWQPLFERNQGQNEEIS, encoded by the coding sequence GTGAAGAGAGAAACGATGAAGACCGTCGTTTTGATTATATTGATCGCTTTCAGTCTCGTGCTGACCGTTGCGCTATGGAACTATCAGCCGGTGGCGGAAAGTGACGACAGTGAAAATACGCTTATCGACGATACGACACTGGACAATCTCGGTCAGGAACGGACATTATCGGAACTGATCGAACCGGAAAAGGTCGTCTTCCATGATCAGGGGAACTTCTATGCCTACAAAGAGGAGCTGGAACGCTCGTCCTTTTATAAAGATATGCAGGAGTGGACGCTCAACAACTTGAACGTCAATCCGAAGGAAATATCGGCAGACCAGCAGAAGGATGCGGTGGAGGTTATTTTCCCTGCCCAGGTACCGGTCAAAGTGATCGGGGACCTTTTCCAAGTGGACAAAGAGCAGATCGAGAACGTCCGGCAGAAATTCGACCGTGTCTTTTTGACCGCTCCTCAAGGGGAAAAGGCACCCAGTTATCAAGTGTGGTTCGTCAATACGGAAGAACAAGCTCCTGTGCTCCGGGCTACAATCAACTCCGCTGATGGTGACCGTGCTTTTCGTGAGCTGGAAGACGAGCAGAAGCTGAACAAGCAGCTCCGTCTCTCCGATGCTTTCCCTAATGCGGATACTTCGGCGTATGACCATATTTATATCCCGGAGAAGCGTAAGAACATCGAAGAATATGTGCTTCAAACCGATCCTGTACCGATCGCTACACTGAGGAATGCATTGTTTCCGTCGACTTCCCTTGTATCCAGGTACAAAACAAGCAGCGGGGAACCGAGATTCCGGGCTTCCGAAGGGCGTCGCCTTGATGTATTGGACGGCGACCGGCGGATGGAATATCTCTACATGATTCCGAACTCGGTCAATTCCGGCAACTTGGACGGCTATGAGCTGCTGCGACGCAGCATTACGGACGTCAACGGCCACCTTGGCTGGACGAACCAGTTCCAGCTCGTCTCCAATTCTTCCGATATGGTCCAGTACCGGATGAAATACAATGATATTCCAGTCATGGAAGGGCAGGGGACCTATCAGCTGGCGACGATCGCCCTATCGTATGAGCAGGACGAGATCCAGCGCTACATCCGTCCACTTGTTAAATTCAAGACGATTTCGGAAACGATCGGAGCGCTGGAATCCGGAGAAGAAGTCGTTCGTTATCTGCAGAACAATAACATCGACTACGCTTCCATTCAGGATATCCGGATCAGCTACACGCTGGAGGAACAGACGAACAGGCTTGCTTATAATCTGATTCCGGAATGGTATATCCAGACGTCTTCCGGATGGCAGCCGTTATTTGAAAGGAACCAAGGTCAGAATGAAGAGATTTCTTAA
- a CDS encoding S1C family serine protease: MGYYDDHSQSGREKKQRRRWVMPTVVGGILGAVLVLLALPALVQTDLLPYDITIPEDESGLVNDDQELTGDTQKNVELDVTTQITDIVGKVTPSVVGVVNLQSQENFWQQEGGQQEAGVGSGVIYKKADGTAYVVTNNHVIEGANEIEVVLSDDTRIQAELVGSDIFTDLAVLEMPGDQVEHVAEIGSSDALKVGEPAIAIGNPLGLSFAGSVTQGIISGKERAIPQDFDGDGLDDWQSEVIQTDAAINPGNSGGALINIDGQLIGINSMKIAESAVEGIGFAIPIDAAKPIIDELEEFGQVNRPYIGVEAYGLNEVPTSEWRGTLNLPEDVEGGLYIRSIRQMSPAAKAGLEPLDVITELDGNGVENIIDLRKYLYDEKDPGEELEVTYYRDGEKNTTTVTLGSQE; this comes from the coding sequence TTGGGCTATTATGATGATCATTCCCAGTCCGGGCGTGAGAAGAAGCAGCGCAGGCGCTGGGTCATGCCGACGGTCGTCGGCGGCATCCTTGGCGCGGTACTGGTCCTGCTGGCGCTGCCCGCGCTCGTTCAGACGGACTTATTGCCATATGACATCACTATTCCGGAAGATGAAAGCGGACTGGTTAACGACGACCAGGAACTGACCGGGGATACGCAGAAGAATGTCGAACTGGATGTGACGACCCAGATCACCGATATCGTCGGTAAAGTGACACCGTCGGTCGTCGGCGTTGTCAATCTGCAGTCGCAGGAGAACTTCTGGCAGCAGGAAGGCGGCCAACAGGAGGCCGGCGTCGGTTCCGGAGTCATTTATAAGAAAGCGGATGGAACGGCCTATGTCGTGACGAATAACCACGTCATCGAAGGGGCGAATGAAATCGAAGTCGTCTTATCCGATGACACCCGCATCCAGGCAGAGCTGGTCGGAAGTGATATATTCACAGACCTGGCTGTGCTGGAAATGCCGGGAGACCAAGTGGAGCATGTAGCGGAAATCGGGAGCTCGGATGCGCTGAAAGTCGGCGAACCGGCCATTGCCATTGGTAACCCGCTCGGACTCAGCTTCGCAGGATCCGTCACTCAGGGAATCATCAGTGGGAAAGAACGAGCCATTCCGCAGGATTTCGATGGAGACGGCCTGGATGACTGGCAGTCGGAAGTTATTCAGACCGATGCTGCCATTAACCCGGGGAACAGCGGAGGCGCCCTGATCAACATCGACGGTCAGCTGATCGGCATCAACTCCATGAAGATTGCGGAATCCGCTGTGGAAGGAATCGGCTTTGCCATTCCGATCGATGCGGCGAAACCGATCATCGATGAGTTGGAAGAGTTCGGACAGGTGAACCGCCCGTATATCGGTGTGGAGGCTTATGGATTGAATGAAGTACCGACATCCGAATGGAGAGGCACGTTGAATCTTCCGGAGGATGTAGAAGGCGGCCTTTATATCCGCAGCATCCGTCAAATGTCTCCAGCTGCCAAAGCAGGCTTGGAGCCGCTTGATGTCATCACGGAATTGGACGGCAATGGAGTCGAGAATATCATCGACCTCCGGAAATACCTCTATGATGAGAAGGATCCGGGAGAAGAGTTGGAAGTCACGTACTATCGTGATGGAGAAAAGAATACGACAACCGTGACCTTAGGATCACAAGAGTAA
- the walK gene encoding cell wall metabolism sensor histidine kinase WalK, translating to MKKVGFFQSVRLKLILVYILLLLLGIQVIGAYFVKRLEDQLTNNFESSVESQLNSLTFSLQNAFSVERDEDTPSLASDVNSLLYSLDDENIRKLWVVDNSPNVIAAFGSEDGIIGKKVTDTRITKVFILGEATEPRNVRDSETNERLYVGSRPITNEAGNEIVGVLHYEVSTNEIYEQMQDINSIFAKGTVLAIAVTALLGILVARAITRPLTEMEEQAQIMATGDFSQKVDVKGNDEIGQLGHTFNELNDKLKLSQATTEGERRKLSSVLSNMSDGVIATDRLGAIILMNAPASKLIGRSFEDVQGQSLIDVLDLNDQIEEMSEVEEQGSMIIDLSDEQQQLLLKANFSVVEDENDEMDGFITVISDVTEQEKVEQERREFVSNVSHELRTPLTTMRSYIEALNDGAWQDPEIAPRFLDVTQNETDRMIRLVNDLLQLTKMDHKETPLMKERVEFGGFFHHVIDRFEMNKDEKMTFVRNLSGKDMYVWIDKDKITQVLDNVISNAIKYSPEGGTIRFDAHATRKQLRVSIKDEGIGMPPDTVDKIFDRFYRVDKSRAREMGGTGLGLAIAREMIEAHHGKIWAESKEGKGTTVHFTLPLIQKRRGQS from the coding sequence ATGAAGAAAGTCGGCTTTTTTCAGTCGGTTCGGCTGAAATTGATTCTAGTCTACATTTTATTACTTTTACTAGGCATCCAAGTAATTGGGGCCTATTTTGTTAAGCGCTTGGAAGATCAGTTGACGAACAACTTCGAGAGTTCCGTAGAATCGCAGCTGAACTCTCTTACCTTCAGCCTGCAGAATGCCTTCAGCGTCGAGCGTGATGAGGATACGCCATCGCTCGCCTCCGATGTCAACAGTCTGCTCTATTCCCTGGATGATGAGAACATAAGGAAGCTGTGGGTCGTCGACAACAGCCCGAATGTCATCGCCGCCTTCGGTTCGGAAGATGGAATCATCGGCAAAAAGGTGACGGATACGAGAATTACGAAAGTGTTTATTCTGGGAGAGGCGACCGAGCCGAGGAATGTAAGGGACAGCGAGACGAACGAACGGCTCTATGTCGGTTCGAGACCGATTACGAACGAAGCGGGGAATGAGATCGTCGGCGTCCTCCACTACGAGGTATCGACGAACGAGATTTACGAGCAGATGCAGGATATCAACAGCATCTTCGCCAAAGGGACGGTCTTGGCGATCGCCGTTACCGCTTTGCTCGGGATTTTGGTCGCCCGCGCGATTACGAGACCGCTGACGGAAATGGAAGAACAGGCGCAGATCATGGCGACTGGTGACTTTTCGCAGAAGGTCGACGTCAAAGGAAACGATGAAATCGGCCAGCTCGGTCATACGTTCAATGAGCTGAACGATAAACTGAAGCTCTCCCAGGCGACGACGGAAGGAGAGCGGAGAAAGCTGAGTTCGGTCCTTTCCAACATGTCGGATGGTGTCATCGCGACAGACCGGCTTGGTGCAATCATCCTTATGAACGCTCCCGCTTCGAAGCTGATCGGCCGTTCGTTCGAGGACGTTCAGGGACAGTCGCTGATCGATGTGCTTGATTTGAACGATCAGATTGAAGAGATGTCCGAAGTGGAGGAGCAGGGTTCGATGATCATCGATTTGAGCGATGAACAGCAGCAGCTGCTCTTGAAGGCGAACTTCTCTGTCGTCGAGGATGAGAACGACGAAATGGATGGATTCATCACCGTGATCAGTGACGTCACCGAGCAGGAGAAGGTCGAGCAGGAGCGCCGGGAGTTCGTCTCGAACGTATCCCATGAGCTGCGGACGCCGCTTACGACGATGCGCAGCTATATCGAGGCGTTGAATGATGGTGCCTGGCAGGATCCGGAGATCGCTCCGCGCTTCCTTGACGTCACACAGAATGAAACCGACCGGATGATCCGTCTCGTCAACGACCTTTTGCAGCTGACGAAAATGGATCATAAAGAAACGCCGCTGATGAAAGAGCGTGTCGAATTCGGCGGCTTCTTCCACCATGTCATCGATCGGTTCGAGATGAACAAAGATGAGAAAATGACGTTCGTCCGCAACCTATCGGGTAAAGACATGTATGTATGGATCGACAAAGATAAGATTACCCAGGTGCTGGATAACGTCATATCCAATGCCATTAAATATTCACCGGAAGGCGGGACGATCCGCTTCGATGCCCATGCGACAAGGAAACAGCTGCGCGTGAGCATCAAAGATGAAGGGATCGGGATGCCGCCGGATACGGTCGATAAGATTTTCGATCGTTTCTACCGGGTCGACAAATCCCGTGCCCGGGAAATGGGCGGGACCGGACTCGGGCTCGCTATTGCCCGGGAAATGATTGAAGCCCACCACGGGAAGATCTGGGCGGAAAGTAAAGAAGGAAAAGGGACGACCGTCCACTTTACGCTGCCGCTCATTCAGAAGCGGAGGGGACAATCGTGA
- the yycF gene encoding response regulator YycF — MAQKILVVDDEKPIADILKFNLEKEGYEVVCAHDGDEAIAKADEEQPELILLDIMLPNKDGNEVCREVRKRHNMPIIMLTAKDAEIDKVLGLEMGADDYVTKPFSNRELIARVKANLRRHQQEPEDSSQQTKDITIGRLSIHPDAYTVTRDGNYIELTHREFELLHYLARHIGQVMTREHLLETVWGYDYYGDVRTVDVTVRRLREKIEENPSNPIWIVTRRGVGYYLRNPEQE, encoded by the coding sequence GTGGCACAAAAGATTCTAGTAGTAGACGATGAGAAACCGATTGCAGATATATTGAAGTTCAATTTAGAAAAGGAAGGATATGAGGTAGTGTGCGCTCATGATGGGGATGAAGCCATCGCCAAAGCGGACGAAGAGCAGCCGGAGCTGATCCTGCTTGATATCATGCTTCCGAACAAAGACGGAAATGAAGTGTGCAGAGAAGTAAGGAAGCGTCACAATATGCCGATCATCATGCTGACGGCGAAGGATGCAGAAATCGACAAAGTCCTTGGCCTTGAAATGGGTGCGGATGATTACGTGACGAAACCGTTCAGCAACCGGGAATTGATCGCCCGTGTCAAAGCGAATCTCCGCCGTCATCAGCAGGAGCCGGAAGACAGCTCCCAGCAGACGAAGGATATTACGATCGGCCGTTTGTCGATTCATCCTGATGCATACACAGTGACGCGTGACGGCAATTATATCGAGCTTACCCATCGTGAATTCGAACTGCTTCATTATCTGGCCCGCCATATCGGACAGGTCATGACGAGGGAGCATCTGTTGGAAACGGTTTGGGGTTACGACTATTATGGTGACGTCCGGACCGTCGATGTTACGGTACGCCGTCTTCGTGAGAAAATCGAAGAGAATCCAAGTAATCCGATTTGGATCGTCACCCGCCGCGGAGTAGGGTACTATTTGAGAAACCCGGAGCAGGAGTAA
- a CDS encoding MBL fold metallo-hydrolase produces MTLRFSVLASGSTGNAFFIESGEERILVDAGLSGKKIEGLFDQVGVDPSTLSRILVTHEHSDHIKGLGIMARRYNLPVYANEKTWKAMEGHIGKLSVDQKFEFKMEETQTFGGLDVESFSVSHDAADPMFYTFHQDGRKVALVTDLGYVSERIKKTVEGADAYIFESNHDVSMLRMGRYPWNVKRRILGDSGHVSNEDCALALTDIITDKTKRIYLAHLSLDNNMKDLARMSVKNVLEERGFELGSRIQLHDTDPEQATPIFEV; encoded by the coding sequence ATGACATTACGTTTTAGTGTACTTGCTTCGGGCAGTACGGGGAACGCGTTTTTTATTGAATCAGGGGAAGAGCGGATTCTGGTGGATGCCGGGCTGAGCGGTAAGAAGATAGAGGGTTTGTTCGATCAGGTCGGCGTCGATCCGAGTACGCTTTCGAGAATCCTCGTCACCCATGAGCACAGTGATCACATCAAGGGTCTCGGAATTATGGCACGGCGCTACAACCTGCCTGTGTATGCGAATGAAAAAACGTGGAAGGCGATGGAAGGCCATATCGGCAAGCTGTCGGTCGACCAGAAATTCGAGTTCAAGATGGAAGAGACGCAGACGTTCGGCGGCTTGGATGTCGAATCGTTCTCCGTATCCCATGATGCGGCCGACCCGATGTTTTACACCTTTCATCAGGACGGCAGAAAAGTGGCGCTCGTCACCGACCTCGGCTATGTATCCGAACGGATCAAGAAGACGGTAGAAGGTGCGGATGCCTATATTTTCGAATCGAATCATGACGTCAGCATGCTGCGGATGGGGCGCTATCCATGGAACGTCAAACGGAGGATCCTCGGGGATTCCGGCCACGTTTCGAACGAAGACTGTGCGCTTGCGTTGACGGATATCATCACAGATAAGACGAAGCGGATCTACCTGGCACACCTCAGTCTCGACAACAACATGAAGGACCTGGCACGTATGTCTGTGAAGAACGTATTGGAAGAGCGGGGATTCGAGCTTGGATCGAGAATTCAACTCCATGACACCGACCCTGAACAGGCGACTCCTATCTTTGAGGTTTAA
- a CDS encoding Ltp family lipoprotein, which yields MNIYKDWWILWMAVAVAGGIAAGVGDASLITDTEDFALEEPLTSETEPTEEAAQEEAPVEEAAAEDASVSQENADGKAVEYINILAFSKSGLIEQLEFEGFSNEEATLAVESLDVDWNEQAGKKAQEYLDVMSFSRSELVDQLEFDGFTPEQAEYGVDQTGL from the coding sequence ATGAACATTTACAAGGACTGGTGGATTTTGTGGATGGCTGTTGCAGTTGCCGGAGGAATTGCAGCTGGTGTAGGGGATGCGTCTTTGATCACAGACACGGAAGATTTTGCTTTGGAAGAACCTCTTACAAGCGAGACGGAGCCGACGGAAGAAGCTGCTCAGGAAGAAGCACCTGTGGAGGAAGCAGCAGCAGAAGACGCCTCTGTTTCCCAAGAAAACGCGGACGGAAAAGCCGTGGAATACATCAACATATTGGCCTTTTCGAAGAGCGGGTTGATCGAACAATTAGAGTTCGAGGGGTTCTCCAATGAGGAAGCGACCCTGGCTGTCGAGAGCTTGGATGTCGACTGGAACGAACAGGCCGGCAAGAAAGCACAGGAATACCTGGACGTCATGTCCTTTTCAAGAAGTGAATTGGTCGATCAACTGGAGTTCGACGGATTCACTCCGGAACAAGCAGAATATGGTGTCGATCAAACAGGGCTGTGA
- a CDS encoding two-component system regulatory protein YycI, with the protein MQWGQIKLLFILSFLVLDIFLFTQFLDKQEETELSQISTESENAEEELASNDITFADDVLAEEVPNVEGLQSRINDELLEEIDSQVEEVDKDEQSVEVEDNVVRGTFNEPIEVTKDDIQNKVNEHIPFGSQYSFWGWNEEQGVALFFQKANDRTVYFNEGGYLLVDVSGGDMNGYVAAMLSFGEPEAGEASQGGDVIGPVNAVKKLYDAGEISSGDEITAMSIGYHSSFNLEPGEDYGPQMFAPTWKVTVNEEDNKFLYAYSGTIIDISESDFIEGVLSRYDLNESPSEESDGQGD; encoded by the coding sequence ATGCAGTGGGGTCAAATTAAATTGTTATTCATTCTCAGCTTCCTTGTGCTGGACATCTTCTTGTTCACCCAGTTCCTTGATAAACAGGAAGAAACCGAGCTGAGTCAAATATCAACAGAATCCGAAAACGCGGAAGAAGAGCTTGCTTCAAACGATATCACCTTTGCCGACGATGTACTTGCGGAGGAGGTGCCTAACGTAGAAGGGCTGCAATCGCGGATTAATGACGAACTGTTGGAGGAGATCGACTCGCAGGTGGAGGAGGTCGATAAAGATGAACAGTCGGTCGAGGTGGAAGATAACGTCGTCCGCGGCACCTTCAATGAACCGATCGAAGTGACGAAGGATGATATTCAAAATAAAGTGAATGAACACATTCCCTTCGGGTCCCAGTATTCGTTCTGGGGTTGGAATGAGGAGCAGGGGGTCGCCCTGTTCTTCCAGAAGGCGAATGACAGGACCGTCTATTTCAATGAGGGTGGCTACCTGCTTGTCGACGTCTCGGGAGGAGACATGAACGGCTATGTCGCAGCCATGCTTTCGTTCGGGGAACCGGAAGCCGGAGAGGCGAGTCAGGGCGGCGACGTTATCGGACCGGTCAACGCTGTCAAGAAGTTGTATGATGCCGGTGAAATCAGCTCTGGTGATGAAATTACAGCGATGAGTATCGGTTACCACAGCAGCTTCAATCTCGAGCCCGGCGAAGACTATGGCCCGCAGATGTTTGCACCGACGTGGAAAGTGACGGTCAATGAAGAAGACAACAAGTTCTTATATGCGTATTCCGGTACGATCATCGACATATCGGAGTCGGATTTCATCGAAGGGGTCCTGTCGAGATATGATCTCAACGAAAGCCCTTCAGAAGAATCAGATGGACAGGGAGATTAA